The Tenebrio molitor chromosome 5, icTenMoli1.1, whole genome shotgun sequence genome has a segment encoding these proteins:
- the LOC138130206 gene encoding sodium/potassium/calcium exchanger 5-like produces the protein MKTLIIVCFVLTIYALSSGTDALSTHNKTGAKNPGGPQEHNLNQRHKRYIILARPRDNGTQECASSSEDFPPFFTERQIERGAIILVFFVGIYCFTLLAIICDNYFLPCVEKICEALNLSHDVAAATFMSVATSAPELFVNIIGTFVTESDIGIGTVVGSSLFNTLGVASLGGLAASKPVQLHWWPVTRDVIIYICSILLLVGITWDGVIFWYESLILFIVYFVYFTVMFQNGRISRLALKLLKRDNKVKDCEKGTSANGTAAATPRRTSVAVISSYGSYAEEPITKYTETKSFNEEVNQGEENESLFRFPKGSFWKKAFYFYTFPIKLILFCTVPDPQRYPKLFPITFILCIFWIGSNSYVVSWMIAIIGNMFKIPDAVLGLTFLAAGGCLPEAISITIMSRRGEGSMGVSNSLGANTMNILLSLGMPWFLKTIVMGTNNAAYVVITSGSIEYTISALVPVALTLYLTLYFNKFRLCRRVGVILISVYSICIVLAILAEMVFFESQSCAAA, from the exons ATGAAGACGTTAATaatagtttgttttgttttgacaatttaCGCATTGTCGTCGGGAACGGACGCACTTTCCACGCACA ATAAGACCGGAGCGAAGAATCCGGGCGGCCCCCAGGAGCACAATCTCAACCAGAGGCACAAGAGATACATAATTTTGGCAAGGCCCAGAGACAACGGCACACAAGAATGTGCCAGTTCGTCGGAGGACTTCCCGCCCTTCTTCACCGAGCGCCAGATCGAGAGGGGCGCCATCATACTCGTTTTCTTCGTCGGCATCTACTGCTTCACCCTTCTCGCCATCATCTGCGACAACTATTTCCTCCCCTGCGTCGAGAAGATATGCGAGGCCCTCAACTTATCTCAC GACGTCGCCGCCGCCACCTTCATGTCGGTGGCAACATCAGCACCTGAATTATTCGTCAACATAATAGGAACGTTCGTAACTGAGTCTGACATCGGCATCGGCACGGTCGTCGGTTCCTCCCTCTTCAACACGCTAGGCGTAGCCTCCCTGGGCGGCCTCGCCGCCTCCAAG CCGGTGCAACTGCACTGGTGGCCCGTCACCAGAGACGTCATCATCTACATCTGCTCGATTCTCCTCCTGGTCGGCATCACTTGGGACGGAGTGATCTTCTGGTACGAGAGCCTCATCCTCTTCATCGTCTACTTCGTCTACTTCACTGTGATGTTCCAAAACGGTCGGATCTCGAGGTTAGCGCTCAAGCTCCTCAAGAGGGACAACAAGGTGAAGGATTGCGAGAAGGGGACGTCCGCCAACGGGACGGCGGCGGCGACGCCGAGGCGGACCAGCGTGGCGGTCATCTCTTCGTACGGGTCGTACGCCGAGGAGCCGATCACCAAGTACACGGAGACGAAGAGCTTCAACGAGGAGGTCAACCAAGGCGaag AGAACGAGTCGTTGTTCCGGTTCCCCAAGGGGTCCTTCTGGAAGAAAGCGTTCTACTTCTACACCTTCCCCATAAAGCTGATCCTCTTCTGCACGGTCCCCGACCCCCAGCGCTACCCCAAACTGTTCCCCATCACCTTCATCCTGTGCATCTTCTGGATCGGCTCAAACTCGTACGTAGTATCCTGGATGATCGCTATCATAG gCAATATGTTTAAAATACCGGATGCTGTGTTAGGTTTAACATTTCTGGCAGCCGGGGGCTGTCTCCCCGAAGCAATCTCCATCACCATCATGTCGCGAAGAG GCGAGGGCTCGATGGGGGTGTCCAACTCGTTGGGCGCCAACACCATGAACATCCTGCTGTCCCTCGGGATGCCCTGGTTCCTCAAGACCATCGTGATGGGGACCAACAACGCCGCCTACGTCGTCATCACCTCCGGCTCCATCGAGTACACCATCTCGGCCCTGGTCCCGGTCGCCCTCACCCTCTACCTCACGCTCTACTTCAACAAGTTCCGCTTGTGCAGACGGGTCGGCGTCATCCTGATCAGCGTCTACTCGATCTGCATCGTCCTGGCGATCCTGGCCGAGATGGTGTTCTTCGAGTCGCAGAGCTGCGCCGCGGCGTGA